In the Malassezia vespertilionis chromosome 3, complete sequence genome, one interval contains:
- a CDS encoding methylated diphthine methylhydrolase (EggNog:ENOG503P1YJ; COG:E): MRQPPSLYVESTELSADSVESHPLLPYTFAVSTYQVDQDTETDAASPSYSRRGRCCLHRAVRDEDGLHCQVLAAVSGAAILDTKWCLAGSANPEHALGLLGIADATGHITLHRLEKATELQFTTHDTWQMNGENALCLSLDWSDRAPFEETCTRADARLICSQSNGKLVTVPSVHAGTKNGIPLGLESWLAHEYESWIAAWDCWSNGAVVWSGGDDLALRGWDLRQPMHDGARPTTFSTTKCFQGGVTSIQSHAFRQHCWAVGSYDEKLRIFDARNTQRPVSETEVGGGIWRTKWHPTRPDTILLGCMHGGFQVLQDTQPAAEAMEVVCHFDAHNSIAYGCDWERGMLQTNPDEDLVYSCSFYDATLRVWAWA, from the exons ATGCGGCAGCCGCCGAGCCTCTATGTGGAATCGACAGAGCTTTCTGCCGACTCGGTCGAGTCGCATCCGTTGCTACCGTACACATTTGCAGTATCCACTTACCAAGTAGACCAAGACACAGAGACAGATGCAGCGAGTCCTTCGTATTCACGGCGtggccgctgctgcttaCATCGAGCCGTCCGCGACGAAGACGGCTTGCACTGCCAAGTGCTTGCCGCAGTCTCGGGCGCGGCGATTCTCGATACAAAATGGTGTCTTGCCGGCAGCGCGAATCCtgagcatgcgctgggGCTGCTGGGCATTGCCGATGCTACGGGGCACATTACCTTGCATCGCCTCGAAAAAGCAACCGAGCTGCAATTTACGACGCATGACACCTGGCAGATGAATGGGGAAAATGCACTTTGTTTGAGCTTAGACTGGTCGGACCGCGCTCCGTTTGAAGAGAcctgcacacgcgccgatgcgcgcctAATTTGCAGCCAAAGCAACGGCAAGCTGGTCACCGTGCCGAGTGTCCACGCTGGGACAAAAAATGGAATTCCTCTTGGACTTGAGTCGTGGCTTGCGCATGAGTATGAGTCGTGGATCGCCGCATGGGACTGCTGGAGCAATGGCGCCGTAGTTTGGAGCGGAGGCGACGATCTAGCATTGCGCGGCTGGGACCTGCGCCAGCCGATGCACGACGGAGCGCGCCCAACTACATTTTCCACAACAAAGTG TTTTCAGGGCGGCGTCACTTCGATTCAAAGTCATGCGTTCCGGCAGCACTGCTGGGCCGTTGGTAGCTACGATGAGAAGCTGCGCATTTTTGACGCACGCAACACACAGCGGCCCGTAAGTGAAACGGAGGTGGGTGGGGGGATATGGCGGACCAAGTGGCATCCGACACGCCCCGACACGATTTTACTGGGCTGCATGCACGGGGGATTTCAAGTATTGCAGGATACACAGCCTGCTGCGGAGGCTATGGAGGTTGTGTGCCACTTTGATGCACACAACAGTATTGCATATGGGTGCGATTGGGAACGGGGAATGCTCCAAACGAACCCCGACGAGGACTTGGTCTATAGCTGCTCCTTCTAcgacgcgacgctgcgggTGTGGGCGTGGGCGTAG
- a CDS encoding uncharacterized protein (EggNog:ENOG503NW3V; TransMembrane:5 (o22-42i68-86o98-119i239-259o271-289i); COG:I) has product MVERLAPLLSRNAACVYRVSDWILLAVMVVYFRHIGLATYGFRQQFSVDDINIQHPHAKQQHVTERQLFIYSCFLPALCIAALSFLQKRPLSQLNVGLLGLFLAVSITASMSNTIKLWVGRPRPDFLARCKPHVLKPPSHGVYHSTLVTDAVCTADIWSHTIVDGFKSFPSGHSSCAFSGLVYLALYIRCTMQGVMRSIAQAQYNTFELAAESDTERGSDVAEETNVSGTDSTKPRTSLICALALPLLPIMAACYIAMSRLMDYKHHPTDVLAGGILGTVIAVAVFSVYRPLGVPAS; this is encoded by the coding sequence atGGTAGAGCGGCTTGCCCCTCTTCtctcgcgcaatgcagcgtGTGTGTACCGCGTCTCTGATTGGATCTTGTTGGCTGTGATGGTCGTGTACTTCCGCCACATAGGTTTGGCGACGTACGGTTTCCGTCAGCAGTTTAGCGTCGACGATATCAATATCCAGCACCCCCATGCGAAACAGCAGCATGTCACGGAACGCCAGTTGTTTATTTACTCGTGCTTCCTTCCCGCActgtgcattgcagccCTTTCCTTCCTGCAGAAACGGCCGCTCTCCCAGCTGAATGTCGGCCTTTTAGGCCTGTTCCTTGCAGTGAGTATCACCGCGAGCATGTCCAACACAATCAAGCTCTGGGTTGGCCGGCCGCGGCCTGATTTTCTCGCACGGTGCAAGCCGCACGTTCTGAAACCGCCGTCACACGGCGTGTATCATAGTACGCTTGTCACCGACGCCGTGTGCACCGCCGATATTTGGTCCCACACCATCGTGGACGGTTTCAAAAGCTTCCCCAGCGGTCACTCGAGCTGTGCATTCTCTGGACTGGTTTACCTAGCCCTCTATATTCGCTGCACGATGCAAGGGGtcatgcgcagcatcgcccAGGCGCAGTACAATACAttcgagcttgccgcggaaAGCGACACAGAGCGTGGCAGCGACGTTGCTGAGGAGACAAATGTGAGTGGCACCGACTCTACCAAGCCACGCACGTCTCTGATttgtgcgcttgcgcttccgTTGCTTCCGATCATGGCTGCATGCTACATTGCTATGAGCCGCTTGATGGACTACAAACACCACCCGACCGACGTTCTTGCCGGCGGCATCCTAGGCACTGTGATTGCCGTTGCCGTCTTCTCCGTGTACCGCCCGCTTGGCGTTCCTGCGTCCTGA
- the SPO11 gene encoding endodeoxyribonuclease (COG:L; EggNog:ENOG503NZYJ) has product MGDLYYRDPALFESQRMVTSLVHRISVTLRSPRSVLGVCASPSGLVMGPVYFVHHTKRGGENTWEKFIPDPGSVREVHTSAEWVLVVEKHAVYQTLQTSHFLEQGLVYGITAPGALVTGKGYPDLATRWMLRELAQKMPSPHILFLLDADPHGVDIFR; this is encoded by the exons ATGGG CGACCTCTATTATCGCGATCCGGCGCTGTTTGAGTCGCAGAGAATGGTCACGTCTCTGGTCCATCGAATCAGcgtgacgctgcgcagtcCACGGTCCGTGCTGGGCGTGTGTGCGTCGCCAAGCGGACTTGTGATGGGGCCAGTCTACTTTGTGCACCATaccaagcgcggcggcgagaaTACATGGGAGAAGTTTATACCCGATCCAGGGAGTGTGCGAGAAGTGCACACGTCTGCCGAATGGGTGCTCGTCGTGGAGAAGCACGCCGTGTACCAAACACTACAGACCTCCCACTTTCTCGAGCAGGGTCTCGTGTACGGAATTActgcgcccggcgcgctcgtcaCAGGCAAAGGCTACCCCGACCTTGCCACACGATGGATGCTGCGGGAACTTGCACAAAAAATGCCTTCTCCACAcatcctcttcctcctcgaTGCGGATCCACACGGCGTCGATATTTTTCGGTAG
- the ATM1 gene encoding Iron-sulfur clusters transporter atm1, mitochondrial (TransMembrane:4 (i107-128o150-169i226-252o258-275i); COG:Q; EggNog:ENOG503NUAA) has product MRVWTGFGVRGAARVCQPIVRHVSPVRSMGASMLRTAPNAISSMAVPIAVHARHFQDMANKTAPSTPAQPNGEKGSESKDEMDNWTIIKKLLAYVWPKSNKGTRVRVLFAVSLLIAGKLLNIQVPFFFKSVVDDITQAFSEPLDASNPRTIWVVAGASILGFGLARIGASAFSELRNAIFANVAQRSIRTIAGNVFTHLMHMDLAWHLSRQTGGVTRAIDRGTKGISFLLSSIVFHIVPTALEISLVCGVLSYKYGPSFAAVAGTTMLAYAYFTIRTTSWRTQFRRQANAADQRAATVSLDSLLNYEAVKYFNNESHEIAKYDAAMKDYEKASVRIATSLAALNTGQNVIFSTSLTLMMYMAAQGIAQGTMTVGDLVMVNQLVFQLSLPLNFLGSVYRDLRQSLTDMESLFKLQAQPTAIDAKANAPPLAVPRGEIRFENVTFGYYRDRPILQNCSFTIPAGHKTAIVGPSGSGKSTIFRLLFRFFEPQSGEIYIDGQRISEVSLESLRTAIGVVPQETPLFNDTIWENLRYGRLSASNEEVMQAARLARIDKFIGSLPQGYETKVGERGLMISGGEKQRLAIARLLLKNPDILFFDEATSSLDSETETELMRNVNALLNDLQHTSVFIAHRLRTVEDADTILVFAGGSVAEQGSHDQLMAIHGAYYNLWNAQVTSVRAETQAAQTYDNVDAGAREKTQHAPERRAGSAPTIAHKSDA; this is encoded by the coding sequence ATGCGAGTGTGGACGGGGTTCGGggtgcgcggtgcggcgcgcgtgtgccAGCCGATTGTACGGCATGTGTCTCCGGTGCGATCTATGGGTGCaagcatgctgcgcactgcgccgaACGCAATTTCCTCTATGGCCGTGCCGATTGCGGTCCATGCGCGTCATTTCCAAGACATGGCCAACAAGACAGCACCTAGCACGCCCGCCCAGCCGAACGGCGAAAAGGGCTCTGAGAGTAAGGATGAAATGGATAACTGGACCATCATTAAAAAGCTGCTTGCCTATGTGTGGCCGAAATCCAACAAAGGCACCAGGGTGCGTGTCTTGTTTGCCGTATCATTGCTCATTGCGGGAAAGCTCCTCAATATCCAGGTTCCTTTCTTTTTCAAGTCCGTTGTTGATGACATAACCCAAGCATTTTCTGAGCCGCTCGACGCGAGCAATCCACGCACGATTTGGGTTGTTGCCGGCGCATCGATTCTGGGCTttggccttgcgcgcatcggcgcgtcAGCCTTTTCCGAACTTCGCAATGCTATATTTGCAAACGTCGCACAGCGCTCGATCCGCACGATTGCGGGCAATGTATTCACACATCTGATGCACATGGACCTTGCTTGGCATCTTTCGCGGCAAACGGGCGGAGTGACGCGTGCGATTGACCGCGGAACCAAAGGCATTAGCTTCCTCCTTTCTTCTATTGTCTTTCACATTGTTCCCACTGCGCTGGAGATTTCACTGGTGTGCGGCGTACTTTCATACAAGTACGGACCATCGTTTGCGGCCGTCGCCGGCACTACGATGCTTGCTTACGCCTACTTTACCATCCGCACAACCAGCTGGCGCACTCAATTCCGGCGCCAGGCGAATGCCGCTGAtcagcgcgcagcgacggtGAGTCTTGACTCGCTTTTAAACTACGAGGCGGTCAAGTACTTTAACAACGAGTCGCACGAGATTGCTAAGTACGACGCCGCGATGAAGGACTACGAAAAAGCGAGTGTCCGGATCGCGACGAgtcttgccgcgctgaaTACCGGACAAAACGTTATATTCTCCACGAGCCTGACCTTGATGATGTACATGGCCGCACAAGGCATCGCGCAAGGGACTATGACGGTGGGCGATCTTGTCATGGTCAACCAGCTCGTGTTCCAGCTCTCGCTCCCGCTCAACTTTTTGGGATCAGTGTACCGCGATCTGCGGCAGAGTCTGACGGACATGGAATCGCTCTTCAAGCTCCAGGCGCAGCCCACGGCGATTGACGCCAAGGCGAACGCTCCGCCGCtggctgtgccgcgcggcgagatCCGCTTCGAAAACGTGACATTTGGCTACTACCGAGACCGCCCCATTTTGCAAAACTGCTCGTTTACTATTCCCGCAGGACACAAGACTGCAATTGTAGGGCCAAGTGGCAGCGGAAAGTCGACCATCTTCCGCCTCCTCTTCCGCTTCTTTGAGCCTCAGAGCGGCGAGATATACATCGACGGGCAAAGGATCAGTGAGGTGTCGCTTGAGAGTTTGCGGACTGCCATCGGTGTCGTGCCGCAGGAGACGCCCCTTTTTAATGATACGATTTGGGAGAATCTGCGGTACGGCAGGCTGAGTGCTTCGAACGAAGAAGTTatgcaagcagcgcggctcgcACGAATCGACAAGTTTATTGGGAGTTTGCCGCAAGGGTACGAGACAAAGGTTGGCGAGCGTGGACTTATGATATCTGGAGGAgagaagcagcgcttggcaaTAGCGCGTCTCTTGCTCAAGAACCCAGATATCTTGTTCTTTGACGAGGCTACCTCTTCGCTGGATTCAGAAACCGAAACGGAGCTGATGCGCAATGTGAACGCCTTGCTGAATGATTTGCAGCACACGTCTGTTTTTattgcgcatcgcttgcgTACGGTCGAAGATGCGGATACGATCCTTGTCTTTGccggcggcagcgtcgccgAGCAAGGAAGCCACGATCAGCTTATGGCTATCCATGGCGCCTACTATAATTTGTGGAACGCACAGGTCACGAGCGTCCGTGCCGaaacgcaagcggcgcaaacgtaCGACAATGTGGATGCAGgggcgcgcgaaaaaacCCAGCATGCACccgagcgtcgcgccggCAGCGCACCGACCATAGCACATAAATCCGATGCATAG